A region from the Sinorhizobium alkalisoli genome encodes:
- a CDS encoding GntR family transcriptional regulator, translated as MHFPNYVDKKLLRQEGILKMTNRNGELKNGDTGLLRRPTRLGDEVYGAIYSQLMSLKIPPGGRIAVDNLVRELGVSQTPIREALSRLEAQGLVVKTHLIGYSAAPQMDLSGLEQLYDLRMLVEPFAAAQAAKLMSAEAITSLEAIDSDMRQIRNEDARSAYSRFAQSDGAFHDAIAVGSGNGLIHEALARLHTHVHLFRLYFHTRATSDANKEHARILAAIKDRNPKGAEAAMRDHIERSRKRFMKFFTDAQG; from the coding sequence TTGCATTTTCCGAACTATGTTGATAAGAAATTGCTGCGTCAAGAAGGAATTTTAAAAATGACGAATCGAAATGGTGAGCTGAAGAACGGCGACACAGGATTGCTACGGCGCCCCACCCGGCTCGGCGATGAGGTCTATGGGGCCATCTACTCACAGCTCATGTCACTGAAGATCCCGCCTGGTGGTCGAATTGCCGTCGACAATCTGGTGCGGGAACTCGGCGTCTCGCAAACACCCATCCGCGAAGCGCTTTCACGGCTTGAAGCTCAGGGGCTGGTGGTAAAGACGCACCTCATCGGATACAGCGCAGCGCCGCAGATGGATCTGTCGGGGTTGGAGCAGCTTTACGACCTTCGCATGCTGGTGGAGCCATTTGCGGCAGCCCAGGCGGCGAAGCTTATGTCTGCCGAGGCCATCACATCGCTCGAAGCCATCGATTCGGATATGCGTCAAATCCGCAACGAGGATGCGCGTTCTGCCTACAGCCGCTTCGCGCAAAGCGACGGCGCCTTTCATGATGCAATTGCTGTCGGCAGCGGAAACGGACTCATTCACGAGGCGCTGGCACGTCTTCACACCCACGTGCATCTTTTCCGCCTCTATTTTCACACGCGGGCGACTTCCGATGCAAACAAGGAGCATGCGCGGATTCTAGCCGCAATCAAAGACAGGAATCCTAAAGGGGCCGAGGCGGCGATGAGAGATCATATCGAGCGCTCCCGCAAGCGATTCATGAAGTTCTTTACTGATGCCCAAGGCTGA